A DNA window from Rhipicephalus sanguineus isolate Rsan-2018 chromosome 8, BIME_Rsan_1.4, whole genome shotgun sequence contains the following coding sequences:
- the LOC125759600 gene encoding uncharacterized protein LOC125759600 yields MRQYREVSSATAARCGPRGVYVFKVLPRCSSSEDAYAERQIKKTRLLNRKLTATLKRLPCVRILNAEHRFLNSSKEPRRALLAIDGYHVHRGQGIDQLAKIVSSLARDFGPGVKSHGHSELGICYRVLKCSHCNTKGHEVLRVQQIPSPTFPT; encoded by the exons atgcgacaatataggg aagttagttctgcaactgcagcacgatgtggcccccgtggtgtatacgtcttcaaagtgctgccacgttgctccagctctgaagaCGCCTATGCAGAGcgccagatcaagaaaacgcgcttgctgaaccgcaagctgacggctacgctgaaacgcctgccgtgtgttcgaatcttgaacgccgag catcggtttctcaattcctcgaaagagccacgacgtgcgctcttagcaattgatgggtaccatgtgcacagaggccaagggatcgatcagctggccaaaatcgtcagttctcttgcccgtgacttcggacctggagtgaagtcacatggacacagcgagctgggtatctgctacagggtgctgaagtgcagccactgcaacacaaaaggccacgaagtcctgcgagtgcagcaaattccttcgcctaccttcccaacatga